Below is a window of 'Nostoc azollae' 0708 DNA.
AAGCCACTTGAATACTCAACAAAGAGAAGAAGTACTGGCTTAGTTACAAAGGAAGGAATGTTGGGAGCTTGCCGAAGTTGAGTATAAATTGGCTTTTGAACATGATGTACTTTATGAATCAAAACGTAGTTATTACGATTTGTTTGATGCGGCAGGAATTAGTTGGGAGAAAACATCTTCAGCAAATCCAAAAGCTAATGAAGAAGCAGTTGCCGCAAAAAAAAAGAGATTTCATCATTGTTGGCGAGCCGCCGAGAAGATATAGAAGCTGCGCTATTGAGAGTTTTGCTATTAGATGAGTGTCATTTACTTTGGGGAGATAGCATTGGATATGTTTGGGGTAGAACTGACCAAGAAATAAGCATTCCAATTAGTATTAGTAACAAACGAGATGAACAAACTCATTATGGAGCAGTTGACTATTTAGGTAAAAATTTATTGTTGAGAACCTATGATACAGCTAACTCAAAAAATACTATTGATCATCTCAGCTATTTACTAGAAGAGTCACCTAACCAACAATTACTTATTTTTTGGGATGGAGCTAGTTATCATCGTTCAAAAGAAATTCAAAATTTTTTAGCATCTATTAACCAAGGTTTACCCTTAGAGCAATAGAAAATTTATTGTGTCCGCTTTGCTCCTAACTATCCCTCTCAAAACCCCATAGAAGATGTTTGGTTGCAAGGGAAAACTTGGCTGCGACGTTTTTGTGCTTTAATCCCAACATTTTCTCATCTTAAGTGGATGTTTGAGTGGTTCATTCAAAACACTACCTTTGATTTTCCGTCTCTCCAGATGTACGGAGCATTTTCATAAATCAAATACTAGTCCTATAGACTCTAAATATTAGAGACTAAGAAATATGTAGGGCACAGGAAAACTGGATCCCCTAGTTTCAGTGAATTACGATTGAGAGGAATGAGATTCGCGGATATTCAGGGTTTTTAAAGCGGCTTTAGCGAAAATTTCATGAGCAGCAGTAGTTGGATGAATACCATGCCAAAACAAAAATTTTTTAGGATTATCACAGATAACCAGGTTACTTAGGTAAGTATTGGTTACATTAGTAAGACCAAATTTGGCTGGCTTTTTAGTGGATTCTTGGTAAAGAAAATTAACACCAAACTGAACCATTCTAGTATCCGAAATCGGCTTACATTGAAGTATATTAGTCTCTTTAACCAAGCTTAGATTATGTGCGTTATTAACAGAAGTTAGAGTAGTTGAATTTACAATATTGCGTTTAGCTCGAAGATTCCCTAAATCTGGTAAATTAGGAATCATAATTTCCTGAGCGCCCGCTTTTGAGAGAGATTAGATAGCCCTCAATAAATTTCCAATTTGGAATGTATTATTAGTCGCACCATAGAGATAATTATTAGCACGAGCCCATAGGACATAAAGTGCCTGTGGATTAACCTGATGATGGGCTTTTATAAAGCTATCAACTTGTGTCAATAAGTTTGCTACTGCCTGAATATTACTGCTACCCATAGTTGCACCACCATAGGCAAAATTGGTGTTTTGCTAAGGACTTATCGCTAACTGAGAAGCAAGATATCTACCCAAACCAGACCATTAGAATAATGTCCTTGAAAATAGGGAGCACTAGAGGGATAATTTCCACCAGTAGCTGGGAATACGTTACCTATATGTGAAAGGCTGTCGCCAAAAACATAGAGTTCATTGATTTTTTCAGCACCCTGGATATTAGCAGAGAAAACAACCATTATAAAACGGTAATAAAGCCAGTGCTATGATGAGAAACTTTTTTTTCACTGTTTGAGTTCTTGTTACTCTTCAGGAAAGTCAGAATTAAAAACCCTATCCACATAATTCAAGGGGGGCTGATAACTGGAAAAGTTATCCTGGAATCTAGTTATTGTCACTTCTCTAAGCTAATGTAATATATTTCTCTTTGGAGAGTTATCAACAGTACTTTATCTTGGGTGCTTACTCTACTGTTTACCTAGATACTTCTAAATCTTTGCTCTTGCTGTTATTGGCTGATTGCTGATAGCTGAATCTTTACAGATTATTTTTAGCTACTTTACTCGCAATAGCTAGTTCAAAATAAGTATTACGTTAGTTTTTGGAGAATTCTTATTTGCTAGAATAGACCTATCAGGAAAATTAACTTGATGTGAAAAAAATGGTAGAAGGGAATTTTGAGGGTGTTCCAAAAGGAAAAATCCACTAAATAACTATATTCAAGAATATCCACATCGTAGAAAACAAATACTGGGAATAACTAACCATCAGTTTCAAGACTTGTTAGCCCAAGGTGAAATACAGCCTAAAAAACTTTAAGGTGACATAGAAAGTAAGAAGATAGGTATAAATCAGAAAGGAGGAGGGGGGAAAGGGAAAATAGAGATAAAAGAACAGGTATGTCTATTCTTGTTCTACTTGGGGAAAATACCAACATTTGAGGTTTTAGGTTTCCATTTCGGTATATCTAAAGCGGAAGCAAAGGACACATTTTATTACTGGCTAGAGATATTGCGAAATCTTTTCCCTGCTAGTCTCGTTGAACAGGTAGAAAAACATGATAGCGATTATGCTATGACAACTCAGAACAAAAGGCAGGAAACAAGGAGTTTTGCACCGAGGGTATTCTTGTTGAACAGGTCATTAGACTTGTAAAAATATTCCGGGTACCTCAACAAAAATTTCCCCTGAATTCCCCAATTTACTCACAAGTAATTCTTACTAAATATTGGTGGTTTAGTCACACTAGGAATTGGTTCATGAGTGTTGCCTATTTCATAAATGTTATGGATATGAGGTCAGTTATGAATTTGTTATCAACATCTTCATGGATAGGAACTATCCGTAACTATTCCCAACCCTGATTCTTTCCTTGGCTCTTTCCTCATCTTAACACTATGGAAAGCCAGACACATACTCCTTTCTAAATTTTCGAACTTTTCTATTATGTAATTATATGCAGATATACTAATACCTATACTTTAGACACACCTGTTATTATTAGCCAAAATCTTATTTATAATTTTTATAGGACTGGAGAAATATTTTATGTATTTCTATCATAATGTCACGAGCTAGGAGTTGACAAATAATAAAATGCCGCCAGCACTAAAGGTGATGGAAGCTATTCCACTTTGCTTTCTCAAGTCTTAAACTAGGTTTTTTTCAACCAAAAATACGGAAAAAATTTTTCTGTTGTAGCTAGGGAAGATTTTTTAGATGAAAGCGTTAGCTATTGAGAATTTTGAGGTTAAATTCAGCTCTGAAAGTGATAATAAGCAAATTTTTAGTTTCCAAGATCCACCATATCCACGTGCGTATCTGCAACGCTTACATTGGCAAAATAGAGACGGTCAATGGAAATTCGCTTATGACAATTAAGGTAATTGCACTCAACCCGGCGACCTTAGCCAATGGACTCATCATATAGAAGTCCCCTTCGCTCGTGAATCTATGAAAACTGGGATTGGTAATACAGGTTTTCATCCTAATTGTTGGTATGAGGGAGAATTTGACACACCAGCCGGAGAAGGGAGATTACTGCTGCATTTTGGGGCTGTAGATTATCGGGTGTGGGTTTAGGTGAACGACCAATATATGGCTGAACATGAAGGCGGTCATACTCCCTTTAGCATTGATATAACCCATGTTTTAAATTAAACTGGCACACCCAAGGTGACAGTGTGGGTGTAAGATGATCCTCACGAACTAGCCAAACCGGGTAGTAAGATTGGCAGTTAGAACCCCACAGTATTTGGTATCCGTGCACCACTGGTATTTGGTAGACAGTCTGGGTTGAGCGTGTAAGTACAACTCATATAGATCATATTCGCTGGATTCCTGATTTCGAGCGTTGGGAAATCGGCTATTGTGCGGCGCTGGCAGGGGATGTACCCGTTTCCGGCATTCATTCGGCATTCAAATGAAAGTGAAACTGAGCGTTGGCGGTAAGTTCTTAGCTAATGATACCTATGAAGTGTTCGATGGGGAAGTTAGCCGTCGCATTGCCTTGGCTGCTCCTGGTATTGATGATTACCGCAATGAATTACTCTGGAGTCCAGAAAGACCAACTTTGATTGATGCGGAAATTCAATTGGAATAACCAAGTGCTGGATACAGTTAAATCCTATACTGCATTGCGGACGGTGAATATTCAGCGCGATAGCTTTATGCTTAATGGTCATCCTTATTATTTACGGTTGGTTATTGACCAAGGTTATTGGCCTGAGTCCCTGATGACAGCATCTGATGCTGATGCTTTGCAGCGTGATGTGGAACTCGTTAAAGCAATGGGTTTCAACGGAGTTCGCAAACACCAAAAAATTGAAGACTCCAGATTTTTATATTGGGCAGATATCTTAGGCTTGTTAGTATGGGAAGAGATGCCCAGTGCCTACGGCTTTATGGGTAAAGCCGTATAACCTATGACCCATAAGTGGACTGAGGTAATCAACCGTGATATTAATCATCCATGTATTGTCGCCTGAGTTCCCCTTAATGAATCTTGGGGAGTCCCAAATTTAGTTGAAACTGCTGCTCACCGCAATTATGTTTTGGCAATGTATTTTTTGACCAAAACCCTTGAGCCTTCTCGTTCGTTAATTGGTAATGATGGCTGGGAAAGTAGCGATACAGACCTTCTCGCTATTCATCACTACGACACCCAACTCCAACAATTGGTTCATCGCTATGGACCAGAAGTGAAATTATCAGATTTGTTTGAGCGCAAGCGTCCTGGTGGACGTATCCTCACCCTGGACAATTTTCCACACCAGGGACAATCTATTATCCTGACAGAGTTTGGTGGTATTGCTTATGCACCTGCTACTCAGCCTGAAGCCCACAAAGCTTGGG
It encodes the following:
- a CDS encoding helix-turn-helix domain-containing protein — protein: MKEQVCLFLFYLGKIPTFEVLGFHFGISKAEAKDTFYYWLEILRNLFPASLVEQVEKHDSDYAMTTQNKRQETRSFAPRVFLLNRSLDL
- a CDS encoding glycoside hydrolase family 2 TIM barrel-domain containing protein; protein product: MLDTVKSYTALRTVNIQRDSFMLNGHPYYLRLVIDQGYWPESLMTASDADALQRDVELVKAMGFNGVRKHQKIEDSRFLYWADILGLLVWEEMPSAYGFMGKAV